Proteins encoded by one window of Myxococcales bacterium:
- a CDS encoding NADH-quinone oxidoreductase subunit J → MNLGQAYFWICAALAVIGAISTVASKNPIRGAMGLLMMVLSVAGLFLALHAQFLAAIQLIVYAGAIVVLFLFVIMLIGPSANTPSDRRGLPSRAIGALAFGLGGVGAMTLLVRAGLQAAAANPGAGTVPPVPPTDFGGIDAVGRVLFTQGLVPFELSSALLMVAIVGAIAVARGKQASPSTSSKPAIAAATASGKETDS, encoded by the coding sequence GTGAACCTCGGACAAGCCTACTTCTGGATCTGTGCCGCGCTCGCGGTCATTGGAGCGATCTCCACGGTCGCCTCGAAGAACCCCATCCGGGGCGCGATGGGCCTGCTGATGATGGTCCTGAGCGTCGCGGGGCTCTTCCTCGCGCTCCACGCCCAGTTCCTCGCGGCGATCCAGCTCATCGTGTACGCGGGCGCCATCGTCGTCCTGTTCCTCTTCGTCATCATGCTCATCGGCCCTTCGGCCAACACGCCGTCCGACCGGCGCGGCCTCCCGAGCCGCGCGATCGGCGCGCTGGCCTTCGGCCTCGGCGGGGTGGGCGCGATGACCCTGCTCGTCCGCGCCGGCCTCCAGGCGGCGGCCGCGAACCCCGGGGCCGGCACCGTGCCGCCCGTCCCGCCCACCGACTTCGGCGGGATCGACGCCGTGGGCCGCGTCCTCTTCACGCAAGGCCTCGTCCCGTTCGAGCTCTCGAGCGCCCTCCTCATGGTCGCGATCGTGGGCGCCATCGCGGTCGCGCGCGGCAAGCAGGCGAGCCCCTCCACGTCCTCGAAGCCGGCGATCGCCGCGGCGACCGCGTCCGGCAAGGAGACCGACTCGTGA
- the nuoK gene encoding NADH-quinone oxidoreductase subunit NuoK codes for MTTDSYVFLSAILFTIGGIGFLLRRNVIVTLMSIEIMLNAVNLAFVAFNRAAPKGHTGQMFAFFLIAAEAAEVAVGLAIVIAMFRLRRSVRTDEADLLKN; via the coding sequence ATCACGACCGACAGCTACGTGTTCCTCTCGGCGATCCTCTTCACCATCGGGGGGATCGGCTTTCTGCTCCGGCGAAACGTCATCGTCACGCTGATGAGCATCGAGATCATGCTGAACGCGGTGAACCTCGCGTTCGTCGCGTTCAACCGGGCCGCTCCGAAGGGACACACCGGCCAGATGTTCGCGTTCTTCCTCATCGCCGCGGAGGCCGCCGAGGTCGCGGTGGGGCTCGCGATCGTCATCGCCATGTTCCGCCTGCGCCGCTCGGTCCGCACCGACGAGGCCGATCTCCTCAAGAACTGA